One genomic segment of [Phormidium] sp. ETS-05 includes these proteins:
- a CDS encoding endo-1,4-beta-xylanase translates to MTNMSNNRGLLGRRSFLIGLGAGVAGAAVAVGAHQLRTPQKEAPSEPADAPVAARDNFQVTGDAPLQERAAAKGLFYGAAAGFGQLSKDEAYAAAFARESAMLVVESDMKWKNLRPDPQTFNFKRLDWLYDFTQQHKMQFRGHPLIWHKSMPDWFDETVTAADAEAVLTDHIKRVAGYYAGKIHSWDVVNEAIMPSQGRKDGLRKTPWLEFIGPDYIDLAFRVAAEVDPKALLVYNENRLDYDTPEMEERRKAMLKLLERLKSKGTPVQVLGIQAHLFPGEFPFKQEVLRKFLGEVAAMGLKIMITEMDATERKLPTDVVQRDNMVATAYEDYLTAALDEPAVMGVVTWGLSDRYTWIANLRPRDDGTPVRPLPLDRDFNRKPAWQAIARAFDSAPSR, encoded by the coding sequence ATGACAAATATGAGCAATAATCGCGGACTGCTGGGACGCCGATCGTTTTTGATAGGTTTAGGCGCTGGTGTGGCGGGAGCGGCGGTGGCGGTGGGGGCGCATCAATTGCGGACTCCCCAAAAAGAAGCTCCTTCAGAGCCCGCTGATGCCCCAGTAGCGGCAAGGGATAATTTTCAGGTGACGGGTGATGCACCGCTGCAAGAAAGAGCAGCGGCGAAAGGTTTATTTTATGGAGCGGCGGCGGGTTTCGGTCAGCTTTCTAAGGATGAAGCTTATGCCGCTGCGTTTGCCCGAGAGTCCGCCATGTTAGTGGTGGAGTCAGATATGAAGTGGAAAAATCTGCGCCCGGATCCACAGACATTTAATTTCAAACGGTTGGATTGGCTTTATGATTTCACCCAGCAGCATAAAATGCAGTTTCGCGGTCATCCTTTGATTTGGCATAAGTCTATGCCAGACTGGTTTGATGAGACGGTGACTGCTGCAGATGCTGAGGCGGTGCTGACGGACCATATTAAGCGGGTGGCGGGGTACTATGCGGGCAAGATTCACTCTTGGGATGTGGTGAATGAGGCGATTATGCCATCTCAGGGACGCAAGGATGGTTTGCGCAAAACGCCTTGGCTGGAGTTTATCGGTCCGGATTATATTGATTTGGCATTTCGGGTAGCGGCAGAGGTGGACCCAAAAGCGCTCCTGGTTTATAACGAAAATCGTTTGGATTATGATACGCCGGAGATGGAGGAGCGCCGCAAGGCGATGCTGAAGTTGCTGGAAAGATTGAAGTCTAAGGGGACGCCGGTGCAGGTGTTGGGGATACAGGCGCATTTGTTTCCGGGAGAGTTTCCTTTTAAGCAGGAGGTGTTGCGGAAGTTTTTAGGGGAGGTGGCGGCAATGGGTTTAAAAATTATGATTACAGAAATGGACGCCACCGAGCGCAAGTTGCCTACGGATGTGGTGCAGCGGGATAATATGGTGGCGACAGCTTATGAGGATTATTTAACTGCGGCTCTAGATGAGCCAGCGGTGATGGGGGTGGTGACATGGGGGTTGAGCGATCGCTACACTTGGATTGCTAATTTACGCCCCCGGGATGATGGCACCCCAGTCCGGCCCCTGCCCCTCGATCGGGATTTTAATCGCAAACCAGCTTGGCAGGCGATCGCCAGAGCCTTCGATAGCGCCCCCTCTCGTTAG
- a CDS encoding lipopolysaccharide biosynthesis protein, with the protein MSDPTKTSSPHDPNQYFRTDHLEADLKRRSVRSGVVTMSTQIGKFILNMGSTAVLARMLSPADYGLVAMVTTITSFVGNFKDLGLSQATVQRAEINHRQVSTLFWINVGFGAAIMVLVMALSPLIAMFYGDGRLTAIAAALGTGFLVGGLSVQHQSLLKRQMRFGDIAKIDLVSSIIGVVAGILAAIQLPNEYEYWSLVIMQMTVGLVTAVGSWFACGWRPGLPVRGAGIRSMLSFGGYYAGFNVINYFTRNADYILIGKNWGAIELGLYTKAYHLLLLPISQINTPIGAVALPALCRLQDNPERYRSFYRMGVRLMVSLGMPVVAFLLVTAPEVILLLLGEKWLSAVPIFQQLAIPSFLGTFNVATGWVYTSLGRTDRQFQVNVIVSAITVASFAIGVHWGALGVATAFSCCVVITRLPSIIHCYRGTPLELKDLWDAIARPAIAAIGAGLALAVLESRLPELSGQVPLIFVALRLAGLGALYTLFYAAIWFAPPNGKQAVSELWQIRKTLKQKPKSE; encoded by the coding sequence ATGTCCGACCCTACCAAAACTTCTTCCCCCCACGACCCCAACCAATATTTCCGCACTGACCACCTAGAGGCAGACCTGAAAAGGCGGTCCGTGCGCAGTGGTGTGGTGACGATGAGTACCCAAATCGGTAAATTTATCCTGAATATGGGTTCTACCGCTGTCTTAGCCCGGATGCTCTCCCCTGCAGACTACGGTTTGGTGGCGATGGTGACAACTATCACCAGCTTTGTGGGAAATTTCAAGGATTTGGGCTTGTCCCAGGCAACGGTGCAAAGAGCTGAAATCAACCACCGTCAAGTCAGCACTTTGTTTTGGATTAATGTAGGATTTGGCGCGGCGATTATGGTATTGGTGATGGCTCTGTCACCCCTAATTGCCATGTTTTATGGAGATGGGCGCTTGACGGCGATCGCGGCTGCTCTGGGAACGGGATTTTTAGTTGGAGGTTTGAGCGTTCAGCATCAATCTCTGCTAAAACGGCAAATGCGCTTCGGGGATATTGCCAAAATCGATTTGGTCTCTAGTATTATCGGGGTTGTGGCGGGTATTCTGGCGGCAATTCAGCTCCCTAATGAATATGAATATTGGTCTTTAGTCATCATGCAGATGACTGTTGGCCTAGTGACGGCGGTGGGTTCTTGGTTCGCTTGCGGCTGGCGTCCGGGTCTGCCTGTACGCGGTGCGGGAATTCGGTCGATGCTGAGTTTCGGTGGCTATTATGCTGGTTTTAATGTGATTAATTATTTCACCCGCAATGCTGACTACATCCTGATTGGCAAGAATTGGGGGGCGATCGAGCTGGGACTTTATACTAAGGCTTACCATTTGCTCCTGCTGCCCATCAGCCAGATTAATACTCCGATCGGTGCGGTGGCTCTCCCAGCTCTGTGCCGTCTCCAAGATAACCCCGAACGCTATCGCTCTTTTTATCGCATGGGGGTGCGGTTGATGGTGTCTTTGGGGATGCCTGTGGTGGCGTTTTTGCTGGTGACAGCTCCGGAAGTGATTTTGCTATTGTTAGGAGAAAAGTGGCTCTCGGCGGTGCCAATTTTCCAGCAACTGGCCATCCCTTCTTTTTTGGGGACTTTCAACGTGGCTACCGGTTGGGTTTATACTTCTTTAGGCCGCACCGATCGCCAATTTCAGGTAAATGTGATTGTTTCTGCCATTACTGTGGCTAGTTTCGCCATCGGGGTGCATTGGGGTGCTTTAGGGGTGGCAACGGCTTTTAGCTGCTGCGTGGTCATCACTCGCTTACCAAGTATCATCCACTGCTATCGGGGGACTCCCCTAGAGCTGAAGGATTTGTGGGATGCGATCGCTCGTCCCGCCATAGCGGCGATCGGCGCTGGTTTAGCCCTCGCTGTCCTCGAAAGTCGGCTACCCGAGCTTTCCGGGCAAGTACCCCTCATATTTGTTGCTCTACGCTTAGCAGGACTTGGGGCTCTCTACACCCTTTTCTACGCCGCTATCTGGTTCGCACCCCCTAACGGCAAACAAGCCGTCTCAGAACTGTGGCAGATCCGCAAAACTCTCAAGCAAAAGCCCAAATCAGAGTAA
- a CDS encoding sulfotransferase family 2 domain-containing protein, whose amino-acid sequence MTNTENPLIFVHIPKAAGTTLHQIIERQYPKHLTFTLDGTNPEAAIEEFKQLPEAQRMKIKVLKGHMPFGLHEFLSGPCTYITMLRDPVERVISHYYYVLRQPNHYLHQKITSQNMTLLDYVNSGISTELNNGQAILLSGIDKRSGNLLDRSDEILEKSLQNLEQMAVVGLLEKFDESLILLQKTFGWNNIFYVKEKVTKNKPVKDSLWGNYPSHRTAKPDRYQGLPPRPRAVCPAIIPPSQPGC is encoded by the coding sequence ATGACCAACACTGAAAATCCTTTAATTTTCGTTCATATTCCCAAAGCTGCTGGCACCACTCTGCATCAAATCATCGAACGACAGTATCCCAAACACCTCACTTTTACCCTAGACGGCACCAACCCGGAAGCCGCCATAGAAGAATTTAAGCAACTGCCAGAAGCCCAAAGAATGAAAATCAAAGTCCTCAAAGGTCATATGCCTTTCGGACTCCATGAATTTCTCTCTGGACCTTGTACATACATCACCATGTTGCGGGACCCAGTAGAACGGGTAATATCTCACTATTACTACGTCCTGCGCCAACCAAACCACTACCTGCATCAGAAAATCACCTCCCAAAATATGACCCTGTTAGATTATGTCAACAGCGGCATATCTACCGAACTCAATAACGGTCAAGCCATCCTCCTATCTGGCATTGACAAAAGGAGCGGCAACCTGCTAGATAGGTCTGATGAAATCTTGGAAAAATCCCTGCAGAATCTAGAGCAGATGGCCGTAGTCGGGCTCCTGGAAAAATTTGATGAAAGTTTGATATTGCTGCAAAAAACCTTCGGGTGGAATAATATTTTTTATGTCAAAGAAAAAGTCACCAAAAACAAGCCCGTCAAAGACAGCCTCTGGGGAAACTATCCAAGCCATAGAACAGCAAAACCAGATAGATATCAAGGTTTACCACCACGCCCAAGAGCTGTTTGCCCAGCAATTATCCCCCCTAGCCAACCTGGATGCTGA
- a CDS encoding sulfotransferase, with protein MTTTKPNLTAPIFLLGCHKSGSSLLRSLLDNHPQLFAIPMEIHYFQYTGQWVDYRLRRSWPKPMNQQEKMASLYQLVEETNANEDPYADSILAGSLDVDRFRSFMVANQGDSPDNLTTPRELFEIYVGALYYALTGAALPPGMRIVEKSVEHAEWAVHLRQMFPDCRFVHIVRNPYASMVAIRKSKTVGNIYPLLRNFILSLQNSYYNLYRNEGILDNYLIVKYEDLLTDTEKIMRTISDFVGIEFTEDLLTPTLMGKPWGGNSSTGKSFTKISTAPLSSWKSQVEDLEVRLVNTFLEPVLERFGYEMVTPQKSKYYLIKGESWKNYAKNRSLFWLY; from the coding sequence GTGACGACTACTAAACCAAACCTCACCGCCCCCATCTTCCTTCTCGGCTGTCATAAGAGTGGGTCTAGCCTCCTGCGCAGCCTCTTGGATAATCATCCCCAACTATTTGCGATTCCGATGGAAATCCACTATTTCCAGTACACGGGGCAATGGGTGGATTATCGCTTGCGCCGCTCTTGGCCAAAACCGATGAACCAACAAGAGAAGATGGCATCTCTCTATCAACTGGTAGAGGAAACCAACGCCAATGAGGACCCTTATGCTGATTCTATTCTGGCCGGTTCTTTAGATGTGGATAGATTCCGGTCTTTTATGGTAGCAAATCAAGGGGACTCACCAGACAATCTTACCACGCCGCGAGAACTATTTGAGATTTATGTAGGAGCATTGTACTACGCACTCACAGGAGCCGCACTACCACCAGGGATGCGCATTGTGGAAAAATCCGTGGAACACGCGGAATGGGCGGTTCATCTTCGCCAGATGTTTCCTGACTGTCGTTTTGTCCATATCGTCCGCAATCCCTATGCTAGTATGGTGGCTATTAGAAAATCTAAGACCGTGGGGAATATTTATCCTCTGCTGCGAAATTTTATCCTGTCTCTGCAAAATTCTTACTATAACCTCTACCGCAATGAAGGCATTTTGGATAATTACTTGATTGTCAAGTATGAAGATTTGCTGACGGATACGGAAAAGATAATGCGGACAATATCGGATTTTGTTGGCATTGAGTTTACCGAGGATTTGCTGACTCCGACTTTGATGGGCAAGCCTTGGGGTGGTAATAGTTCCACGGGTAAGAGTTTCACGAAAATCTCCACAGCGCCTCTGTCAAGCTGGAAAAGCCAAGTAGAAGATTTGGAAGTCCGACTGGTCAATACTTTTCTGGAGCCCGTCTTGGAAAGATTTGGTTATGAGATGGTGACACCGCAAAAAAGTAAGTATTACTTAATCAAAGGGGAAAGTTGGAAAAATTACGCCAAAAATCGCTCTCTATTTTGGTTATATTAG
- a CDS encoding glycosyltransferase, producing the protein MRIAFVVGKFPALSETFILNQITGLLDRGHEVHIYADKAEDFAQMHSEVEQYKLLERTYYLGMPGGRLQRTVKGLGLLWANLPKKPGTLLRSLDGTQYNFAKYREQGSFMRLLYATVPFIEKKPYDVFHCHFAAYGLRAVLLREIGAISGKILTTFHGFDVSSYARQTNPEFYQKLFALGDAYTVNTTFTANNAIALGCPPEKIITLPVGLDMSGYSFTDRTFSEAKPVKILTVGRLVEKKGMEYSIRAVAQVARTFDQIEYNIVGSGELKSSLEKLIAELGMTEKIHLLGPRTTEELRHLYAESHIFVLSSVTAADGDQEGQGLVLQEAQATGLPVISTWHNGIPDGLLDGESGFLVPERDVDALAAKLHYLIEQPQMRLEMGKVGREFVQERYDINKLNDRLVEIYRQL; encoded by the coding sequence ATGCGCATTGCTTTTGTGGTGGGGAAGTTTCCGGCTCTGTCGGAAACTTTTATCTTAAATCAAATTACGGGTCTGCTCGATCGGGGTCACGAGGTACATATCTATGCCGATAAGGCGGAAGATTTTGCCCAGATGCACTCGGAGGTAGAACAGTATAAACTCCTGGAGCGGACTTATTATTTAGGAATGCCGGGAGGTCGGCTACAGCGAACGGTTAAGGGTTTGGGGCTGCTGTGGGCTAATTTGCCGAAAAAACCGGGAACGTTACTCCGATCGCTCGACGGGACGCAATACAATTTCGCCAAATATCGGGAGCAAGGGTCTTTTATGCGCTTGCTCTATGCCACGGTCCCTTTTATCGAGAAAAAACCTTACGACGTTTTCCACTGTCACTTTGCCGCCTACGGTTTGCGGGCGGTCTTATTGCGGGAAATTGGCGCTATCTCTGGTAAAATTCTCACCACGTTTCACGGGTTTGATGTCAGCTCCTACGCCCGCCAAACTAATCCAGAATTCTACCAAAAGCTGTTTGCCCTTGGTGACGCCTACACGGTCAATACCACTTTTACGGCGAATAACGCGATCGCTCTTGGTTGCCCCCCGGAAAAAATCATCACCTTGCCCGTGGGACTGGATATGTCCGGTTATAGTTTTACCGATCGCACTTTCTCAGAAGCCAAACCGGTGAAAATTCTCACCGTGGGCAGATTAGTAGAAAAAAAGGGTATGGAATATTCTATCCGTGCCGTGGCTCAGGTAGCTCGCACCTTCGACCAAATCGAATATAACATTGTCGGTAGCGGCGAGCTAAAATCTTCTCTGGAAAAACTCATCGCCGAGCTAGGAATGACGGAGAAAATCCACCTCCTCGGCCCCCGCACCACGGAAGAACTGCGCCACCTTTACGCTGAGTCCCACATCTTTGTCCTCTCTAGTGTAACTGCCGCTGATGGCGACCAAGAAGGTCAGGGTTTGGTACTCCAAGAAGCTCAGGCAACCGGTTTGCCAGTGATTTCTACTTGGCATAATGGGATTCCTGATGGTTTGCTCGATGGCGAATCTGGTTTTTTGGTGCCAGAAAGGGATGTGGATGCTTTGGCAGCGAAGCTCCATTATCTGATAGAACAGCCCCAAATGCGCCTAGAAATGGGGAAAGTGGGGCGGGAATTTGTCCAGGAGCGATACGATATCAATAAGCTGAACGATCGGCTGGTGGAAATTTACCGTCAGCTATAA
- a CDS encoding glycosyltransferase family 2 protein — protein MTPAVSIIIPTLNRIQLLRETLDSVRAQTFTAWEAIVVDDGSEDGTAEMLQDLSQLDPRIKYIQRRRQNSGASACRNEGTDFSQGEYIIYLDSDDCLAPKAVENRWGQMEQHQDLDFGVFPCIIFRDRPGDTPYLWNADTGGDDIDRFLAIMDPPWQTTSPIWRRSAIPKIGGWDENTPSLQDWEFHIRALIAGLNYQRFSTPDCYWRMPRQESISFQSKTPAHLESRAKLFANIHRCLVEGGLLTDRRRHLLAGMYLWLAEAWIARDNPRDALAVWQIAHEKELVPQPFYGTGIWYLQAIARKPPEKMAKFMRKTLEMTWPEGMVVVWSKTFKQIPVTPELILS, from the coding sequence ATGACGCCCGCTGTATCGATAATTATTCCAACCCTGAACCGCATCCAGCTACTGCGAGAAACTTTGGATTCCGTGAGAGCCCAAACTTTTACGGCATGGGAAGCTATTGTGGTGGATGATGGGTCTGAAGATGGCACCGCTGAAATGCTACAGGACCTTAGCCAATTAGATCCGCGCATCAAATACATCCAACGCCGTCGCCAAAATTCCGGTGCTTCCGCTTGCCGCAATGAAGGTACGGATTTTTCTCAAGGGGAGTATATCATATATTTGGATTCTGATGACTGCCTCGCGCCAAAAGCTGTAGAAAATCGGTGGGGGCAAATGGAACAGCATCAGGATCTAGATTTCGGTGTATTTCCCTGCATTATTTTCCGCGATCGCCCGGGAGACACCCCCTATCTCTGGAACGCAGACACCGGCGGCGACGATATCGATCGCTTTCTCGCCATCATGGACCCCCCCTGGCAGACCACCAGTCCCATTTGGCGGCGTTCCGCAATCCCAAAAATCGGCGGTTGGGACGAAAACACCCCCAGCTTACAAGACTGGGAATTTCACATCCGAGCCTTAATCGCCGGTTTAAACTACCAACGCTTTTCTACTCCTGACTGTTACTGGCGGATGCCTCGGCAAGAATCCATCAGCTTTCAATCCAAAACCCCCGCTCACCTAGAATCCCGAGCAAAACTATTTGCCAACATCCATCGCTGTCTGGTTGAAGGCGGATTGCTCACCGACAGACGCCGCCACCTCCTCGCCGGAATGTACCTTTGGCTCGCCGAGGCATGGATTGCCCGGGACAATCCCCGGGACGCTCTTGCCGTTTGGCAGATAGCCCATGAAAAAGAGCTGGTGCCTCAACCATTTTACGGCACCGGCATTTGGTATCTCCAAGCCATTGCCAGAAAGCCACCAGAAAAAATGGCCAAATTTATGCGCAAAACATTAGAAATGACCTGGCCGGAAGGGATGGTAGTAGTCTGGTCGAAAACCTTTAAACAAATCCCCGTAACCCCAGAGTTGATTTTGTCTTAA